GTTAGTGGGTCTAAAAAGAGAATCTGGTCATCGTAGTTGGGTTGGACCCCTAATTCAGAAGCAATGAACCCAACCCAACATTTTAAACCCGGTTCTGGAATATTCCTTTGTGACGGTGCTCCGAAGACCCGACCCATTTGGTTTTCATCCAATAAATAAATTCTGAAATGTTTCAGAATTGATAGACGCTGGAGAAGAACTAGGGTTTCATTCTCGTAATCGAAATTTCTCTATCGGCAAAACAAAGACACCATGATTTACGACGTGAACTCTCCCCTTTTCCGATCCTTCCTCAGCCAGAAGGGAGGTTCCTCCGATAAGAGGTTTTTTCTTCTCTCCTTTTTAGGATTTATTCGTTTGGTTCAATTTTAATACAAAATggtgttttttaattattatttttatattccaATGCGATTATTATGAAATGTTTTCATTTCTGGTCATATTTCTATGGTTATTATCATTGCCCATTTTCTCATTTGTGCtatttgtttgtgtttgtgtttttgtatttttttttgtgttgcgaataataaataaaaagagggAAATTTGTGAGTGTGTTAATGTTGGCTTCCTTAGTATggtcctgtttggataaacaacttatttgcagcttatagtaCAAGcgcgcttatgtataagcttacataagctatttttatagcaaaagatgtcataaattttaattgcttttgtatatgctataagctgttttcacgCACAGATAATAAATTGAGAAAATGGAAGTGATTGAATGCAACTACATGTGTCAATGTTGTATGTGTTAGTGTCTTATTAGTGTTACACTTGAATAAGCCTCCATATTAAAGATTTGGTTGGTGC
This genomic interval from Trifolium pratense cultivar HEN17-A07 linkage group LG6, ARS_RC_1.1, whole genome shotgun sequence contains the following:
- the LOC123893045 gene encoding wound-induced basic protein, which translates into the protein MIYDVNSPLFRSFLSQKGGSSDKRKNEEQKPKEQRFKANENKPVMTE